Proteins found in one Clostridium kluyveri DSM 555 genomic segment:
- a CDS encoding CdaR family protein: protein MEGKIKENQILIKICCVVAAFILWLYIYNIENPTVERKIVVPVTIVNKNILAQSKLVQVGKKEFSVSLLVKGNASDLYSIKAADFELQSDFNSYVMKKGENTVPVSVKKSPDDITIINNENLWIKIQLDELKQKTFSIKAVSQGKVKEGYYALEPILEIQQVEISGAGDVINKVKTIIGSYDLKSASSNINTSLALQAQDVSANVLGDVVIKPSSVKVTIPVVKIKTVPINIKLQNNTSDISKSITAEPEKVDIAGEERIIKDINGIDTESIDLSKIQSEENIQAKLIVPQGVKLVTGTGVVKLKINSSELNNSNKTSQKEMNLNIQIKNLNDAYTAELSSNSVSVVVSGSESIINNLSENSISCYVDASSLTEGEQTAGVVISLPEGVSLVSQDIQNVKLQVSKKTPEGQNANSNQ from the coding sequence GTGGAAGGAAAAATTAAAGAAAATCAAATTTTAATAAAAATATGTTGTGTTGTTGCAGCATTTATTTTATGGTTATATATATACAATATAGAGAATCCTACAGTAGAAAGAAAAATTGTGGTGCCTGTAACTATAGTCAACAAAAATATACTTGCTCAATCAAAACTTGTACAAGTTGGAAAAAAAGAATTTAGTGTATCTCTTCTTGTAAAAGGAAATGCTTCCGATTTATATTCTATCAAGGCTGCTGATTTTGAATTGCAGTCAGATTTTAATTCTTATGTTATGAAAAAAGGGGAAAATACTGTACCTGTATCAGTAAAAAAAAGTCCTGATGATATAACTATTATTAATAATGAAAATCTATGGATAAAGATTCAATTAGATGAATTAAAACAAAAAACTTTTTCTATAAAAGCAGTGTCACAAGGGAAAGTTAAAGAAGGATATTATGCATTAGAACCTATATTGGAAATACAGCAGGTAGAAATTAGTGGGGCGGGAGATGTAATAAACAAAGTAAAAACGATTATAGGAAGTTATGATTTAAAATCTGCATCCTCAAATATAAATACTTCATTAGCACTACAGGCACAGGATGTATCAGCCAATGTATTAGGGGATGTAGTTATTAAGCCATCTTCTGTTAAGGTTACTATACCTGTTGTTAAAATAAAAACTGTTCCAATAAATATTAAATTGCAGAATAATACTTCAGATATTAGTAAATCAATAACTGCAGAACCAGAAAAAGTGGATATAGCAGGAGAGGAAAGGATTATTAAAGATATAAATGGAATAGATACGGAATCTATCGATTTAAGTAAAATTCAAAGTGAAGAAAACATTCAGGCAAAGTTGATAGTGCCGCAAGGTGTAAAACTGGTTACTGGTACTGGAGTGGTGAAATTAAAAATAAATTCAAGTGAATTAAATAATTCTAATAAAACTTCTCAGAAGGAAATGAATTTAAATATACAGATTAAAAATTTAAATGATGCTTATACAGCAGAGTTAAGTTCTAATAGTGTATCTGTAGTAGTTTCTGGCTCTGAAAGTATTATAAATAATTTAAGTGAAAATAGCATATCCTGTTATGTAGATGCCAGTTCTTTAACAGAAGGAGAACAAACTGCAGGAGTAGTTATATCTCTTCCAGAGGGGGTATCTTTAGTATCTCAGGATATACAAAATGTTAAGTTACAAGTTAGTAAAAAAACACCGGAGGGACAAAATGCCAATAGTAATCAATAA
- a CDS encoding NAD(P)/FAD-dependent oxidoreductase encodes MPIVINNLNISLDQGYDELKAKAAKKLKISSRYIKDFKILKESIDARKKNDIKFNYSVKIVCENEKKIVSKLKNRDIKIEEQGLKDKLICGTKKMETRPIIVGIGPAGMFAGLLLAENGYKPLVIERGEKIEERTLTVNKFWNTGELNLESNVQFGEGGAGAFSDGKLTTRIKDKKCHFILDTFVKYGAPEEIIYSGKPHIGTDNLKIVVKNIRNRILELGGEILFKSKLEDLIIAHKKLRAVVINGSEISCDNLILAIGHSSRDTYKMLYERDVFMEPKAFAIGVRVEHSQYMIDINQYGKFAGHPKLKASDYRLVYKSKEGRGVYSFCMCPGGEVVAAASEEGRLVTNGMSYYNRASNNANSAIVATVGEKDFPGSSPLKGIEFQRHYENLAYNIGGGNYIAPVQLIRDFLKDKVTYKLGDVKSTYKPGYEFRDLNLCLPEKVTSSLKEGFNNFERKIKGFSEGDGIMIGVETRTSAPVKIVRNTNLESISVKGLYPCGEGAGFAGGIVSAAVDGLKVAENIIKTYSSLDK; translated from the coding sequence ATGCCAATAGTAATCAATAATTTAAATATAAGTCTTGATCAAGGTTATGATGAGTTAAAAGCAAAAGCTGCTAAAAAGCTGAAGATAAGTAGTAGATATATTAAAGACTTTAAAATACTTAAAGAGTCTATAGATGCCAGGAAAAAAAATGATATAAAATTTAACTATTCAGTGAAAATAGTCTGTGAGAATGAAAAAAAAATAGTATCGAAATTAAAAAATAGAGATATAAAAATAGAAGAGCAAGGTTTAAAGGATAAATTAATTTGTGGCACAAAAAAAATGGAAACCAGGCCCATAATTGTGGGAATAGGACCTGCAGGTATGTTTGCAGGTCTTTTACTGGCAGAAAATGGATATAAACCTTTGGTAATAGAAAGGGGGGAAAAAATTGAAGAAAGGACGTTAACTGTAAATAAATTTTGGAATACCGGAGAATTAAATCTTGAATCTAATGTACAATTCGGAGAAGGAGGAGCGGGCGCTTTTTCTGATGGAAAGCTCACTACCAGGATAAAGGATAAAAAGTGTCATTTTATTTTAGATACTTTTGTGAAATATGGAGCTCCAGAGGAAATAATATATAGTGGCAAGCCCCATATAGGAACGGATAACTTAAAAATAGTGGTTAAAAATATAAGAAATAGAATATTGGAATTAGGAGGAGAAATACTATTTAAAAGTAAATTAGAAGATTTGATTATAGCACATAAAAAATTAAGAGCTGTGGTGATAAATGGCAGTGAAATCTCTTGTGATAATTTAATATTGGCTATTGGACACAGTTCGAGGGATACATATAAAATGCTCTACGAAAGAGATGTATTTATGGAACCTAAAGCATTTGCCATAGGGGTTAGAGTAGAGCATTCCCAATACATGATAGATATAAATCAATATGGAAAATTTGCAGGTCATCCAAAATTGAAAGCCTCGGATTATAGATTAGTATATAAAAGTAAAGAAGGAAGAGGTGTCTACAGTTTTTGTATGTGTCCTGGAGGAGAAGTAGTAGCTGCAGCTTCTGAGGAGGGCAGGCTTGTAACTAACGGTATGAGCTATTATAATAGGGCATCAAATAATGCAAATTCTGCTATAGTTGCAACTGTGGGAGAAAAAGATTTCCCGGGAAGTTCTCCACTTAAAGGCATAGAATTTCAAAGGCATTATGAGAATTTGGCTTATAATATTGGAGGAGGAAATTACATTGCTCCAGTACAGTTAATTAGAGATTTTTTAAAAGACAAAGTAACTTATAAACTGGGAGATGTAAAATCAACTTATAAGCCAGGATATGAATTTAGGGATTTAAATTTGTGCCTTCCTGAAAAGGTAACTTCGTCATTGAAAGAAGGATTTAATAATTTTGAGAGAAAGATAAAAGGGTTTTCAGAAGGGGACGGGATTATGATAGGAGTTGAAACTAGAACATCTGCACCGGTTAAAATAGTCAGAAATACTAATTTGGAGAGTATTTCAGTAAAAGGATTATATCCTTGTGGTGAGGGGGCAGGATTTGCAGGAGGTATAGTATCTGCTGCAGTGGATGGATTAAAAGTGGCTGAAAATATAATAAAAACTTATAGCAGTCTTGATAAATGA
- the glmM gene encoding phosphoglucosamine mutase, translating into MHRMFGTDGVRGIANKELTPELAYKLGKAGAYVLTGRCHKPKILVGMDTRISGDMLENALVSGILSIGAEAICVGIVPTPAVAYLTRKYNADAGVVISASHNPVEYNGIKFFNGKGYKLSDELEDKIQYVIESNFKDVSIPIGSKVGRKIMETGEARKAYIEFAKSTIDTDLKDLKVVLDCANGASYVTSVKAFQELGAKVKVINNEPDGININHNCGSTHPENLMKTVVEEGYDMGLAFDGDADRCLAIDEKGNLINGDFIMAIIAKHLKNQGKLYKNVVVSTVMSNVGFDIALKEEGINTIKTQVGDRYVLEEMRKEGYKLGGEQSGHIIMLDYNTTGDGLITALQIACIVKKSGRKLSDIASMMKNLPQTLVNAKVPDDKKKIYMEDEEIVLKIKEIERKLHGCGRVLIRPSGTEPLVRVMLEGEEQGEIDKMAHNLAELIEVKLN; encoded by the coding sequence ATGCATAGAATGTTTGGGACCGATGGGGTAAGAGGAATTGCCAATAAGGAGTTAACTCCAGAATTAGCATATAAATTAGGAAAAGCAGGAGCATATGTACTGACAGGTAGGTGCCATAAACCTAAAATACTTGTAGGAATGGATACTAGAATATCTGGAGATATGCTTGAGAATGCATTAGTTTCGGGCATCCTTTCTATAGGAGCAGAAGCTATTTGTGTTGGAATAGTACCTACTCCGGCAGTTGCCTATTTAACTAGAAAGTATAATGCAGATGCAGGAGTTGTTATATCAGCATCCCATAATCCTGTGGAATATAATGGAATAAAGTTTTTTAATGGTAAAGGATATAAGCTATCAGATGAGTTAGAAGACAAAATACAATATGTTATTGAAAGTAATTTTAAGGATGTATCTATCCCCATAGGATCGAAAGTGGGAAGAAAAATTATGGAAACAGGAGAGGCCAGAAAAGCCTATATAGAATTTGCTAAGTCTACTATAGATACAGATTTAAAAGATTTAAAGGTAGTATTGGATTGTGCAAATGGAGCATCTTATGTAACTTCTGTGAAAGCCTTTCAAGAATTAGGAGCAAAAGTAAAGGTTATAAATAATGAACCCGATGGAATAAATATAAATCACAATTGTGGTTCAACACATCCAGAAAATCTCATGAAAACTGTAGTAGAAGAAGGCTATGATATGGGACTTGCCTTTGATGGAGATGCAGATAGATGTTTGGCGATAGATGAAAAAGGGAATCTTATAAATGGAGATTTTATTATGGCTATAATAGCAAAACATCTAAAGAATCAGGGAAAGTTATATAAGAATGTAGTGGTATCCACTGTGATGAGTAATGTTGGTTTTGATATAGCATTAAAAGAAGAAGGAATAAATACAATAAAAACTCAGGTGGGAGACAGATATGTACTAGAAGAGATGAGAAAAGAAGGATACAAATTAGGGGGAGAACAATCTGGACATATAATTATGCTGGATTACAATACAACGGGAGATGGATTAATTACTGCCCTGCAAATAGCTTGTATAGTTAAAAAAAGTGGTAGAAAACTATCTGATATTGCTTCTATGATGAAAAATCTTCCCCAAACTCTTGTAAATGCCAAGGTTCCTGATGATAAGAAAAAGATATATATGGAAGATGAAGAAATAGTATTAAAGATTAAGGAAATAGAAAGGAAACTGCACGGATGTGGAAGAGTGTTAATAAGGCCTTCAGGAACGGAACCTTTGGTTAGAGTTATGTTAGAAGGAGAAGAACAAGGTGAAATAGATAAAATGGCTCATAATTTAGCGGAGTTAATTGAAGTTAAATTAAATTAG
- the glmS gene encoding glutamine--fructose-6-phosphate transaminase (isomerizing), whose amino-acid sequence MCGIVGFVGKKDASPILIEGLSKLEYRGYDSAGVAIIDNDHINVMKCKGRLKNLQKKLSGHPLKGIVGIGHTRWATHGKPSDLNAHPHNSQDGIISVVHNGIIENYSQLREWLISKGYKFVSETDTEVIPQLVNYFYNGDLVEAVMKAVSKLRGSYALGVICSKEPGKLVAVRKDSPLIVGLGEGEYYIASDIPAILNHTREIYLLNNNEFVVITESGVKLLSDDGSEVKKDIYHVTWNANAAEKGGFEHFMMKEIHEQPKAIKDTMTSRIMMDKPITLDDIKITKDEIKNIDKIYIVACGTAYHAGIVGKYVIEKLVGMPVEVDIASEFRYREPIINERTLMIIISQSGETADTLAALRESKARGARVIAITNVVGSSVSREADDVLYTWAGPEIAVASTKAYVTQLIAIYIIALFFAQNKNTISKEEIDEIKRELLRLPIKAEEVLGNKEAIHEFAAKIFKEEDLFFLGRGLDYAVALEGSLKLKEISYIHSEAYAGGELKHGPIALIEDGTVVIAGATQEKLVEKMISNIKEVTTRGAKVLALTSEGNNEIEETVDSVIYLPKVMDILAPVVSVIPLQLLAYYISIQKGCDVDKPRNLAKSVTVE is encoded by the coding sequence ATGTGCGGAATAGTTGGCTTTGTTGGAAAAAAAGATGCATCACCTATTTTAATTGAAGGATTAAGTAAATTGGAATATAGAGGGTATGACTCTGCAGGTGTTGCTATAATAGATAATGATCATATTAATGTAATGAAGTGTAAAGGAAGGCTTAAAAATCTTCAAAAAAAATTGTCAGGACATCCACTAAAAGGCATAGTTGGAATTGGTCATACCAGATGGGCAACTCACGGCAAACCTTCAGATTTAAATGCGCATCCCCACAATAGTCAGGATGGAATAATAAGTGTAGTTCACAATGGGATAATAGAAAATTATTCACAACTTAGGGAGTGGCTTATTTCTAAAGGATATAAATTTGTATCTGAAACAGATACTGAAGTTATACCACAGCTAGTGAATTATTTTTACAATGGAGACTTAGTTGAGGCAGTTATGAAAGCTGTATCTAAATTAAGAGGTAGTTATGCACTGGGAGTTATTTGTTCAAAGGAGCCAGGGAAATTGGTTGCAGTAAGAAAGGACAGCCCTCTTATAGTAGGCCTTGGAGAAGGTGAGTACTATATAGCTTCAGATATACCTGCTATATTGAATCATACCAGAGAGATATATCTTTTAAATAACAATGAGTTTGTAGTTATAACTGAAAGCGGTGTAAAACTTTTATCAGATGATGGCAGTGAAGTTAAAAAAGATATATATCATGTTACCTGGAATGCAAATGCCGCTGAAAAGGGTGGGTTTGAACATTTTATGATGAAAGAAATTCATGAACAGCCAAAAGCTATTAAAGATACAATGACATCTAGGATTATGATGGATAAGCCTATAACTTTGGATGATATAAAGATAACAAAGGATGAAATTAAAAATATAGATAAAATATATATAGTAGCTTGTGGAACTGCCTATCATGCGGGGATAGTTGGAAAATATGTAATTGAAAAGTTAGTTGGAATGCCGGTAGAAGTAGATATTGCTTCTGAATTTAGATATAGGGAACCTATAATAAATGAAAGAACACTTATGATAATTATAAGTCAGTCGGGAGAGACAGCAGATACGCTGGCGGCTTTAAGGGAATCAAAGGCTCGTGGAGCCAGAGTTATTGCCATAACCAATGTAGTGGGAAGTTCTGTATCCAGGGAAGCGGATGATGTTCTATATACCTGGGCAGGTCCTGAAATAGCAGTTGCTTCTACAAAAGCTTATGTAACTCAGCTTATTGCAATTTATATAATAGCTCTCTTCTTTGCACAGAATAAAAATACTATTAGTAAAGAAGAGATAGATGAAATAAAAAGAGAACTGCTTAGGCTTCCTATAAAGGCAGAAGAAGTTTTAGGAAATAAAGAAGCAATCCATGAATTTGCAGCAAAGATTTTTAAAGAAGAAGACTTATTCTTTCTGGGAAGAGGACTTGATTATGCAGTTGCTTTAGAAGGTTCTTTAAAATTAAAGGAAATATCCTATATCCACTCGGAAGCTTATGCTGGAGGGGAACTAAAGCATGGACCTATAGCACTTATTGAAGATGGAACTGTAGTTATTGCAGGGGCTACACAGGAAAAATTAGTTGAGAAAATGATAAGTAATATTAAAGAAGTGACTACAAGGGGAGCTAAGGTCTTAGCTCTTACATCGGAGGGAAATAATGAAATTGAGGAAACAGTGGATTCTGTAATATATCTGCCAAAGGTAATGGATATATTAGCACCGGTAGTTTCAGTAATTCCGCTGCAGCTTTTAGCATATTATATATCTATACAAAAAGGGTGTGACGTAGACAAACCAAGAAATTTGGCCAAGTCAGTTACGGTGGAGTAA
- a CDS encoding MFS transporter, with amino-acid sequence MRIIIHKDFNKLRIFAFIYWGMIISVGGMYTMYISQIGFHKEEIGITVTLYSVSMLVGHSFLGYLVDKLRCIKKIMLSSISIGLIIAAGLPLARLNWQVCLLIAMWGFFIGGASTLFDTWCISTLKAYGEQNNFGKIRGFGSVGYGLSGALLGLLLSKFGWNIYYLYIAAVVMFTLIIIYINDDRHIENMRDKSPNVSIKEALTQILKIKPFIIMLIIVFTYNFIYMGIYNYLGVLVKDYGGGALSLGLTYFFDAAPEIVTYFLTASLLKKYKNKSLIFVAFLLQAIRLVVIYIFSNALAVMLMGILSGFAFGLMDASYKTYIYDLAPEKYKTSCLSLFDCIVGFSGIICAPIFGFLFVRLGTNAIIVFALIIDIIMASVMLINMLYPVMSRKGFSKCKTTIKSENTNNVR; translated from the coding sequence ATGAGGATTATAATTCATAAAGATTTTAATAAGCTTAGAATTTTTGCGTTTATATACTGGGGTATGATAATTAGTGTCGGCGGAATGTATACAATGTACATATCACAGATCGGTTTTCATAAGGAAGAAATCGGAATAACAGTAACACTTTATAGTGTATCAATGCTTGTAGGCCATAGTTTTTTAGGATATCTTGTAGATAAATTAAGATGTATAAAAAAAATTATGTTGTCATCAATCAGCATTGGGTTAATCATAGCTGCAGGGCTACCCTTGGCCAGGTTAAATTGGCAAGTATGCCTTTTAATAGCTATGTGGGGCTTTTTTATAGGAGGTGCATCAACACTCTTCGATACCTGGTGTATCAGTACATTAAAAGCATATGGAGAGCAAAATAATTTTGGAAAGATCAGAGGTTTTGGTTCTGTAGGTTATGGCCTTTCGGGAGCACTTCTCGGATTGCTTCTTTCGAAGTTTGGATGGAACATATACTATTTGTATATTGCTGCGGTTGTTATGTTTACTTTGATAATTATATACATAAATGATGATAGGCATATAGAAAATATGAGAGACAAAAGTCCTAATGTTTCTATAAAGGAAGCACTGACTCAGATCCTTAAAATCAAACCTTTTATTATAATGTTAATCATAGTATTTACGTATAATTTTATATACATGGGAATATACAACTATCTGGGGGTCCTCGTTAAGGATTATGGTGGTGGAGCATTAAGCCTTGGCTTAACGTACTTTTTCGATGCTGCTCCTGAGATAGTTACTTATTTTCTTACTGCTAGTTTGCTTAAAAAATATAAGAATAAGAGTCTTATTTTTGTAGCTTTTCTTCTTCAGGCAATAAGACTCGTGGTAATTTATATATTTAGTAATGCACTTGCAGTGATGCTTATGGGCATATTATCAGGTTTTGCTTTTGGTCTTATGGATGCCTCTTATAAAACATATATATATGATCTTGCACCAGAAAAATATAAGACAAGCTGCTTAAGCTTATTTGATTGCATAGTTGGATTTTCGGGCATTATATGTGCACCTATATTTGGATTCTTATTTGTAAGGCTTGGTACAAATGCTATTATAGTTTTTGCACTTATTATAGATATAATTATGGCTTCTGTAATGTTAATAAATATGCTATATCCTGTAATGTCAAGAAAAGGTTTTTCAAAATGCAAAACAACCATTAAAAGTGAAAATACGAATAATGTGCGTTGA
- a CDS encoding EFR1 family ferrodoxin (N-terminal region resembles flavodoxins. C-terminal ferrodoxin region binds two 4Fe-4S clusters.), producing the protein MILYFSATGNCKYVAKRIADATDDTMSAISERVKEDNYKVELLAGEKLGIITPTYSWELPIIVRDFLKKVEIKTREKHYIYFIGTFGTTPGAVGADARRYMKKKKLDFDALYSVQMPDTWTPVFNLSDKEKIAEQNAKAETQIENIIDSIKHGIIGNHMKRRAPYVVRIISDRYYENMRKTNHFNVEDSCIGCGLCEKKCPVEAIKMRNGKPVWITEQCAMCLGCLHRCPKFAIQYDDKTKKHGQYRNPNVEV; encoded by the coding sequence ATGATTTTGTATTTTTCTGCAACAGGAAACTGTAAATATGTAGCGAAAAGAATTGCTGATGCCACAGATGATACAATGAGTGCCATTTCAGAACGTGTAAAGGAAGACAATTACAAAGTAGAATTGCTGGCAGGTGAGAAACTTGGTATTATAACGCCTACCTATTCATGGGAACTACCGATTATTGTAAGAGATTTTCTGAAAAAGGTGGAAATAAAAACAAGAGAAAAACATTACATTTATTTCATCGGTACATTTGGAACCACACCGGGAGCTGTTGGAGCAGATGCTAGAAGATATATGAAGAAAAAGAAACTTGATTTTGATGCACTATACAGTGTGCAGATGCCAGATACTTGGACACCAGTTTTTAATTTAAGCGATAAGGAAAAGATTGCTGAGCAAAATGCTAAAGCTGAAACACAGATAGAGAATATCATAGACAGCATTAAGCATGGTATAATAGGAAATCATATGAAACGTCGTGCACCTTATGTAGTTCGTATTATAAGTGATAGATATTATGAGAATATGCGCAAGACAAATCATTTCAACGTGGAAGATTCCTGCATTGGATGTGGACTTTGTGAAAAGAAATGTCCTGTAGAAGCCATTAAAATGAGGAATGGAAAACCTGTTTGGATTACAGAACAGTGTGCAATGTGTCTAGGATGTTTACACCGTTGTCCTAAATTTGCAATCCAATATGATGACAAGACAAAGAAGCATGGACAATATAGAAATCCAAATGTAGAAGTATAA
- a CDS encoding helix-turn-helix domain-containing protein — translation MNIGEKVKELRNKKGLTLKTMSEKTGLSTGFLSQFERGITTIAVEHLSTIATVLNVRINYFFDDEEKELIIRSYDQPFVRQINKAIYKSLSRYPEDKMLSPELIELLPKDEHQYPDIYAHQGEEFIYVLEGILTLIIDENIFKLYPGDSAHYLSTQKHNWDNQTNKVVKFITVHYPSSI, via the coding sequence ATGAATATAGGAGAAAAGGTTAAAGAATTACGTAATAAAAAAGGATTAACATTAAAAACCATGTCTGAGAAGACTGGATTGTCTACTGGTTTTCTTTCTCAATTTGAGCGGGGTATCACCACAATTGCAGTAGAACACTTATCTACTATTGCCACTGTACTCAACGTCAGAATCAATTATTTTTTTGATGATGAAGAAAAGGAGCTGATTATCAGAAGTTATGATCAGCCATTCGTTCGCCAAATAAATAAAGCTATATACAAAAGTCTAAGTCGCTATCCTGAAGATAAAATGCTCTCCCCTGAGTTAATCGAACTTCTACCAAAAGATGAGCATCAATATCCAGATATCTATGCCCATCAAGGAGAAGAATTTATTTATGTTTTAGAAGGAATTTTAACTTTAATAATTGATGAGAACATATTCAAGTTGTATCCAGGTGATTCTGCTCATTATCTATCTACCCAAAAACATAATTGGGACAATCAGACCAATAAAGTGGTAAAATTTATTACTGTTCACTATCCCAGCAGTATCTGA
- a CDS encoding glycyl-radical enzyme activating protein, protein MIPYIFNIQKFSVHDGPGVRTTIFFKGCPIRCMWCHNPESQKYKPEVMKNRDGKEEMIGKQYTIKQLVKIVQADQIFYDQSGGGVTLSGGEVMTQDMDYIEELVKEFHRIGISVVIDTCGVVPPSNYERILPYTDLFLYDLKLINSQMHTKYTGVSNDLVLENLKLISNHRGKINLRLILIKDVNVDDQAICGIVDWLQEQNISIESINLLPYHDFGRDKYRNLNRECTQNFEKPSDERMNEIKEYFEKAGYSVKVGG, encoded by the coding sequence ATGATACCTTATATATTTAATATTCAAAAGTTTTCTGTTCATGATGGACCAGGTGTTCGTACCACGATTTTCTTTAAAGGCTGTCCTATCAGGTGTATGTGGTGTCATAATCCAGAAAGTCAAAAATATAAGCCTGAAGTTATGAAAAACAGGGATGGGAAAGAAGAAATGATAGGTAAGCAGTATACTATAAAGCAACTTGTAAAAATAGTTCAAGCAGATCAAATCTTTTATGATCAATCTGGCGGGGGCGTGACTTTATCTGGAGGAGAAGTTATGACTCAAGATATGGATTACATTGAAGAACTAGTAAAAGAGTTCCATAGAATAGGAATATCAGTAGTGATTGACACCTGTGGTGTAGTTCCACCTAGTAATTATGAACGAATATTACCATATACTGATCTTTTTCTTTACGATTTAAAGTTAATTAATTCACAAATGCACACAAAGTATACAGGAGTATCCAATGATTTGGTATTGGAAAATCTTAAGTTAATCAGTAATCATAGAGGGAAAATCAATCTGCGTTTAATTTTGATTAAGGATGTTAACGTGGATGATCAAGCAATTTGTGGAATTGTCGACTGGCTTCAAGAACAAAATATTTCTATAGAAAGTATTAATCTTCTGCCATATCACGACTTTGGCAGAGATAAGTATCGTAATTTGAATAGAGAATGTACTCAAAATTTTGAAAAACCAAGTGATGAGCGCATGAATGAAATTAAAGAATACTTCGAAAAAGCAGGGTATTCCGTGAAAGTCGGCGGTTAG